The Acholeplasma laidlawii PG-8A DNA window CATTTACTTTTAATACTTGAATGGTTGGGTTTTTAGCTTCAAATTTATCAAGTACTTCGTTGACTGCATCTAAATCATCAGCATGGGCCGTAAATGCAATATTAATGGTACCACCCACACTAGGGTTTTGGTTAATAACGTCAATATTAACTTCGTTTAGTGCTAAATCTTTAAACAGTTCTGCAGTAATCTTAGTTGAATAAGGTATACGGCGAATTGAAACCATAACTACTTTTTCTGTAACAGCAATACCAGTAATTTTTTTATCTTCCATGTTTTGTTTGTACTCCTTAATGTAAGTCCCTTCTAAAGGGTTTTTAAGTGATGTGACATAGACTGTTACACCATAGTTTTGAGCAATATCAATGCTTCTAGGTTCCATGATATTCGCACCTAAAAATGCCATTTCTTTCATTTCTTCATAATCTATTTGGGTTAATTTTTGAGCATCCGGATAAATCCTAGGATCCACACCATAAATGCCTGAAACATCTGTATAAATTTCACAAATAGCACCAAGTTTAGCTGCTAGAGCAATTGCTGTTGTATCTGATCCACCACGACCTAAAGTAGTGACTTCACCTGCTTCATTAAAACCTTGAAAACCTGCGACAATGACAATATTACCTGCCTGAATATGCGCTTCAACACGTCTTGTATCAATACTTGATATTTTATTTTTAGTATGAGTACCCTTGGTTAAAATCCCTGCTTTTTCTCCAGTTAAAGCAATCGATTTATAACCCATATCATTTAACATAATAGAAAGTAACGCGATTGATACAACCTCACCAGTTGATATGAGTAAATCCACATCACGCTTATTTGGATATTTTGTAATATCTTTGGCCATTTTAATTAAACTATTTGTAGTTTTTCCCATGGCTGATAATACAACAACGAGTTCATTATAGGTGTTTTTCTTTTCAATAATCGTTTGGGC harbors:
- a CDS encoding aspartate kinase translates to MRAVLKFGGSSVQNLDLMKEVAQTIIEKKNTYNELVVVLSAMGKTTNSLIKMAKDITKYPNKRDVDLLISTGEVVSIALLSIMLNDMGYKSIALTGEKAGILTKGTHTKNKISSIDTRRVEAHIQAGNIVIVAGFQGFNEAGEVTTLGRGGSDTTAIALAAKLGAICEIYTDVSGIYGVDPRIYPDAQKLTQIDYEEMKEMAFLGANIMEPRSIDIAQNYGVTVYVTSLKNPLEGTYIKEYKQNMEDKKITGIAVTEKVVMVSIRRIPYSTKITAELFKDLALNEVNIDVINQNPSVGGTINIAFTAHADDLDAVNEVLDKFEAKNPTIQVLKVNEVVKVSIVGSAMRSQSGIAAEVFELFAENDLEVKLVTTSEISISYTFDNKYKNKVVEVLAKHFNV